Proteins from a genomic interval of Leptospira bandrabouensis:
- a CDS encoding GAF domain-containing SpoIIE family protein phosphatase, protein MVDFKVSKRMLVNFRGQNKVVGGLTDKDKIAILLYISKEFANLDREDQLFSKVILICQEIFESDNTTLRLWDGEYLVPVKFVKETEPPRRNLKMGEGYSGTVFETKEPILVNDLSRSAHYFDEGETTKSVMCVPIMQKEEILGTLAVESERENFYIIDDLEILEALTSQLALALYGVRLIEGLVTARAREAAILNQLEWDLKMGRNVQSQILPQDLSAWNGIYFASHYEPMAEVSGDLVDIVRQGHSLTAINIDVSGHGIPAALVTMAIHHQFRRSVMAGLGLTEIMEELGEKLREQLPESTYFTAFMVRIFSDYTFGYVNAGHQRMLHYKAADDTFIQYDTKGVPLGILPVRKIDYEEKQGKLEPGDFLLLISDGFSEQRNHLKDEVGVDRILTWLQDERERLVMEGRGKVDLKKLASAFVERFRAYQGDVPNGDDLSFLFLYCGDSIPEASHYIQMAKQSNSKMKMEEAYAQALKAFSIDSSLKEILVFLGKMYYRDGKYNEAIRYLEEYLRTSGDNTAASHFMMGRAYYKAGMISEAKRALKMALSSDHSFAKASILLAQCYLKENAKPKAIKVLQQGVKNTPQSLELKTSLLRLESHSQKVG, encoded by the coding sequence ATGGTTGATTTCAAAGTTTCCAAACGAATGCTCGTCAACTTCCGCGGACAAAACAAAGTCGTGGGAGGATTAACGGATAAAGATAAAATTGCGATCCTTCTCTACATTTCCAAAGAATTTGCCAATTTAGATAGAGAAGACCAACTTTTCTCCAAGGTCATCCTGATATGTCAGGAAATTTTTGAGTCGGACAATACAACACTTCGACTTTGGGATGGGGAGTATTTAGTTCCCGTCAAGTTTGTCAAAGAAACAGAACCCCCTCGTAGAAATTTAAAAATGGGCGAAGGTTATTCGGGAACTGTTTTTGAGACCAAAGAACCAATTCTTGTAAACGATCTTTCTCGGTCAGCGCATTACTTCGATGAGGGGGAAACCACAAAATCAGTGATGTGTGTTCCTATTATGCAAAAAGAGGAAATCCTCGGAACCCTCGCTGTTGAAAGTGAACGTGAAAATTTTTATATTATCGATGACTTAGAAATTTTAGAAGCACTCACTTCCCAGTTAGCACTCGCTCTTTATGGGGTTAGGCTTATTGAAGGACTTGTGACAGCAAGGGCAAGAGAAGCAGCCATTCTAAATCAGTTAGAATGGGATTTAAAAATGGGTCGTAACGTCCAAAGCCAAATTCTCCCTCAGGATTTGAGTGCCTGGAACGGAATTTATTTTGCAAGCCACTACGAACCAATGGCAGAGGTAAGTGGAGACTTAGTTGATATCGTAAGACAAGGTCATTCCTTAACAGCGATTAACATCGATGTGTCGGGGCATGGAATTCCAGCTGCCTTAGTCACTATGGCCATCCACCACCAGTTCCGAAGGTCTGTGATGGCAGGACTAGGCCTTACTGAAATTATGGAAGAACTCGGTGAAAAACTGAGAGAACAACTTCCTGAGTCTACCTATTTCACCGCCTTTATGGTTCGGATCTTCAGTGATTATACATTTGGTTATGTGAATGCTGGCCACCAACGTATGTTACACTATAAAGCGGCTGATGATACTTTCATTCAATATGATACAAAAGGTGTTCCTCTTGGCATTCTTCCTGTCAGAAAAATTGATTATGAAGAAAAACAAGGAAAATTAGAACCGGGTGATTTTTTACTATTAATCTCAGATGGATTTAGTGAACAGAGAAATCATTTAAAAGATGAAGTGGGAGTGGACAGAATCCTTACTTGGTTACAAGACGAAAGAGAACGTCTGGTAATGGAAGGAAGGGGGAAAGTTGATCTTAAAAAATTAGCAAGTGCTTTTGTGGAACGATTCAGGGCTTACCAAGGAGATGTTCCCAATGGTGATGATTTAAGTTTTTTATTCCTCTATTGTGGAGATTCGATCCCGGAAGCTTCGCATTACATACAAATGGCGAAACAATCCAATTCCAAAATGAAAATGGAAGAAGCTTATGCCCAAGCACTAAAAGCATTCAGTATTGATTCTTCCCTAAAAGAAATTTTAGTTTTTTTAGGAAAAATGTATTACCGAGATGGAAAATACAACGAAGCCATTCGGTACTTAGAGGAATATTTAAGAACCTCTGGAGACAATACGGCGGCTTCCCATTTTATGATGGGTAGAGCTTACTACAAAGCAGGAATGATTTCTGAAGCAAAACGAGCGTTAAAGATGGCATTATCGAGCGATCATAGTTTTGCCAAAGCAAGTATCTTACTTGCACAATGTTATTTGAAAGAAAATGCGAAACCAAAAGCAATCAAAGTGTTGCAACAAGGCGTAAAAAACACACCTCAAAGTTTGGAATTAAAAACCTCACTGTTAAGGTTAGAATCACACTCGCAAAAAGTCGGTTAA
- a CDS encoding AsmA family protein: protein MKKIGYGIAALIGSILLIVIIALVFAGSFITPSFLVKQIESAINVRAHVESVNINLFNVLSGIEIEGIVLAPRDEIANKGIPLEERKSKPKGVIELGKADVKISFLALLTKTLKVNKIVLKKPEISLTMNEDGGNNLTSLFKTPKIVDGEKNPALSPEALAEKKAAEEEDAKEKASAPPSGPFSIKDIPIAIKMGLVGIQEGNIQVNMRKTGQQILVQKLDLELKDIDIDGSDLNSHNNVNVNFDANVTIIGRNKKEAAKFLLETEGKVTPFVVKTGLVNPKVNYEVTMKEDSFVSGFAAFDAIAGELPAMNQAGLKLDKLKEKAELKKDVSFHVEYSNGKVTFLDEPTFPTKNYDLQISKGSYIVTTTNYHEMKMGMLYDEDESKKSLASVDEKIKQATKGQGDPKAIRNKIVGNLVKDDRLFIPFRTYGDIRNPNVELGVGLGSLTDLIGGAVKEVIKGKAGDALKKIPGAGDALKGLGF, encoded by the coding sequence ATGAAAAAAATAGGTTACGGAATTGCGGCTCTAATAGGCTCCATTCTGCTTATCGTAATCATCGCGTTAGTTTTTGCCGGGAGTTTTATCACCCCGAGTTTTCTTGTCAAACAAATTGAATCTGCCATTAATGTTCGGGCCCATGTTGAATCTGTCAACATCAACCTTTTTAACGTTCTCTCTGGAATTGAAATTGAAGGGATTGTCCTTGCTCCGAGAGATGAAATTGCAAACAAAGGGATTCCTTTAGAAGAAAGAAAATCTAAACCCAAAGGGGTGATTGAATTAGGAAAGGCTGATGTAAAGATTTCCTTCTTAGCCCTTCTTACCAAAACCTTAAAAGTAAATAAAATCGTTCTAAAAAAGCCAGAGATTTCTCTTACCATGAACGAGGATGGCGGAAACAATCTAACTTCGCTTTTCAAAACACCTAAAATTGTGGATGGAGAAAAGAACCCTGCACTTTCCCCAGAAGCTCTCGCAGAGAAAAAAGCCGCTGAAGAGGAAGATGCAAAGGAAAAAGCAAGTGCCCCACCTTCTGGACCTTTTTCCATCAAAGACATTCCGATCGCTATTAAAATGGGTCTTGTCGGTATCCAAGAAGGAAACATCCAAGTCAATATGAGAAAAACTGGCCAACAGATTTTGGTTCAGAAATTAGATTTAGAATTAAAAGATATTGATATTGATGGAAGTGACTTAAATTCGCATAACAATGTGAATGTGAACTTTGATGCTAATGTCACAATCATTGGACGAAACAAAAAAGAAGCTGCCAAGTTTTTACTTGAAACCGAAGGAAAAGTCACACCTTTTGTTGTGAAAACAGGTCTTGTAAATCCTAAAGTAAATTATGAAGTTACCATGAAAGAGGATTCTTTTGTTTCTGGATTTGCTGCATTTGATGCCATTGCGGGTGAATTGCCAGCCATGAACCAAGCTGGGTTAAAGTTGGACAAACTGAAAGAAAAAGCAGAATTAAAGAAAGATGTTTCCTTTCATGTAGAATATAGCAATGGTAAGGTGACCTTTCTTGACGAACCAACTTTTCCTACCAAAAACTATGACCTGCAAATTTCCAAAGGATCTTATATAGTTACCACAACCAATTACCACGAAATGAAAATGGGTATGCTTTATGACGAAGATGAATCCAAAAAGTCCTTAGCATCTGTGGATGAAAAAATCAAACAGGCTACCAAAGGCCAAGGAGATCCGAAAGCCATACGAAATAAAATCGTTGGAAACTTAGTCAAAGATGACCGGTTGTTTATTCCCTTTCGCACTTATGGAGACATCCGTAATCCCAATGTAGAATTAGGTGTAGGGCTTGGATCCTTAACTGATTTAATTGGTGGTGCTGTGAAAGAGGTGATCAAAGGGAAAGCCGGTGATGCATTGAAAAAAATCCCAGGTGCGGGAGATGCACTCAAAGGATTGGGTTTTTAG